A region of the Pseudoprevotella muciniphila genome:
GGATTCAAACAACAGTTTCTGGGATGACTGTTGGGCTGATGACAGATTGTAAGTTTGTACCTGTAATGGGGTACCATTTAATAGATTATCAAAAATCTCATTTATACGCGATTCTTCAATAGCTCCATTTGTTTCAATGGCATCTTTTATCAAAGCCTTTAACCATCCTGGTTTTTTATTTGCAAACTCCGATAGATAATCTTTCGCATGATTCTTATTATTCATAATTGCTTTCTATTGTTACTCTGTTAAACTTCCCCTAATCAGCACAGGGCATATATTTTTAAGTTGTTCTTTGAGTGCTTCTGCTATACGCTGACGCTCTTTATAGACATTATAGATGGAGGCTATGGCTTTTTGTATTTCAATTGATGGAATCGGAATTTGGACATCTTCCATGTCTTCATATTCAAAAAATTCATGTGCGCTTCCTTTTGACATATATCTTGCATACCTGTCAAATTCAGAACGCTTGAACCACATCATAAGATACTCTGGATATAATTTATCATTAGCCGATATTTCAAAAATTTGATATGCAGAAGAAACAACACAGTCATCGCCCGTTCTATAGGCAATGGAAATCTTTTCGCCATTTCTTGTGGTTGCTCTATTGTATGCAAATTGTCCTTTACGAACTATTTTGGCACTTGTTTCCGCATCAGCAACTTGTTTTGGGTTAGCAAATTCTTTATCATTAGTGATTCCTTGCGCCAAATTAATTTTGAGATCAGAATTTCGTTCATCACGAGGTCTGATATATGGACCTATCTTTTCGCATTTCATCCTTCTTCTTAAATCCTCAATATACCCATCGCAGACAAGTTTCAATTCTTCCACTTTGCTTTGATAGGCAGCGAGATTGTTTTGGAGAGCCAAATAAACATCAACGTATTTACGCTGTTGCTCGATGGAAGGGAGCGGTAATTCAATATCACTTAAATCATTGAAATTAAATTCAGGTCTTTGGCTACCAAAATTTCTGAAAGTAACTTCTCTTCTGAATTCATTACGACGCAAATAAATAAATAGCCAAATAGGATCTATTTTTTCTTTCCCCTTCTCATTCAAATGGAATATTTGATAGAGATGAGACACAATACACAAGCCCTCCGTTCTATAAGCAATGGAGCCTAAATCAAATCGTGAGGGATTATAAACAAAATCACCATTATTCACGATTTTGTATGGTTTCAAATCAACTCCTTGAACATTGCCTTTCGGAAGAGAGAAAACTCCATCACTTGTAACGCCAACTATCAAATCTTCCTTATATTTCAAGGAACGATTATTGGCTGTGGAACGCTCAATGTATTCTCCCAATTTATATTTCTTCAGTCCCATAGGCTATTTCTCCTCTTCTCCATTATTTTGCAAACGGAAAATTTCTTTCTGCTGCTCTATCTCACGAGCCAATACCTCTTTTGAAGGCATATAGGTGAGATACTTTGAGGCATACATCTGTTTGTTGCTGGCAAGCGTCGAGAAACGTGCTACGTCGGCATTGGTTTCCGAGCAAAGTATGATTCCAATCGTCGGGTTGTCGCCTTCGGTACGCTTGTAGGTGTCGAAAAGTTTTAAGTACATATCCATCTGCCCAACATCCTCATACGACACTTTGGTGGTCTTGAGGTCAACCAAGACAAAGCATTTCAGCAGATAGTTGTAAAACACCAAGTCTATGTAATAATCATCGTCCTCAGTATGAATATGCATCTGACGATTAACGAGAGCATACCCCTTGCCCATCTCCATGAGGAAATGTTCCAAATGATCAAGTATGGCTTGTTCGAGCTTGCTTTCCGTGAAAGCTTCCCGG
Encoded here:
- a CDS encoding restriction endonuclease subunit S, yielding MGLKKYKLGEYIERSTANNRSLKYKEDLIVGVTSDGVFSLPKGNVQGVDLKPYKIVNNGDFVYNPSRFDLGSIAYRTEGLCIVSHLYQIFHLNEKGKEKIDPIWLFIYLRRNEFRREVTFRNFGSQRPEFNFNDLSDIELPLPSIEQQRKYVDVYLALQNNLAAYQSKVEELKLVCDGYIEDLRRRMKCEKIGPYIRPRDERNSDLKINLAQGITNDKEFANPKQVADAETSAKIVRKGQFAYNRATTRNGEKISIAYRTGDDCVVSSAYQIFEISANDKLYPEYLMMWFKRSEFDRYARYMSKGSAHEFFEYEDMEDVQIPIPSIEIQKAIASIYNVYKERQRIAEALKEQLKNICPVLIRGSLTE